One window of the Natrarchaeobius halalkaliphilus genome contains the following:
- a CDS encoding CoA-binding protein, producing the protein MPTEDADELRRILGYDRVAVVGASTSYEKAAHIVPAYLQRHGYELRPVNPNADEIFGECAFDSLADVTEPVDVVEIFRPSEDVPEIIAQTLAREDVKAIWMQSGIQNDEAALEAETAGLDVVQDRCMKVEHGQLIRNPIG; encoded by the coding sequence ATGCCAACCGAAGACGCCGACGAACTTCGACGGATTCTCGGATACGACCGCGTTGCAGTCGTCGGGGCATCGACGTCGTACGAGAAAGCAGCACACATCGTTCCGGCGTATCTCCAGCGTCACGGGTACGAACTGCGCCCGGTCAATCCGAACGCGGACGAAATATTCGGTGAGTGTGCGTTCGATTCACTGGCGGACGTTACAGAACCCGTAGACGTCGTCGAAATCTTTCGCCCGAGTGAGGACGTTCCGGAGATCATCGCGCAGACGCTCGCTCGTGAAGACGTGAAGGCGATCTGGATGCAGTCCGGAATTCAAAACGACGAGGCAGCACTGGAGGCCGAGACGGCCGGGTTGGATGTCGTTCAGGACCGTTGTATGAAAGTCGAACACGGCCAGCTCATTCGCAACCCGATAGGTTGA